From one Candidatus Chromulinivorax destructor genomic stretch:
- a CDS encoding hemerythrin domain-containing protein, which yields MHKNHEEFDVPLTEDLMREHGILNRILLIYQAVIDKIKYKQEYPLSALAQSVEIIQLFIEGHHERMEEDYIFPLFEKHKKELTIIATLKQQHIQGREITANIQSILDGDNAHDHAVQLKIKPLLEQFIDMYRPHEAREDTEIFPMVRSFLTEKEFEELSEKFEQFEHQLLGEHGLENIMKKIHTIEKNLNIIF from the coding sequence ATGCATAAAAATCATGAAGAATTTGACGTACCATTAACTGAAGACTTAATGCGTGAACATGGGATTTTAAATAGAATTTTATTAATCTACCAAGCTGTTATTGATAAAATTAAATACAAGCAAGAATATCCCCTTTCAGCTTTAGCACAATCAGTTGAAATCATTCAACTGTTTATCGAAGGTCATCACGAACGCATGGAAGAAGATTATATTTTTCCATTATTTGAAAAACATAAAAAAGAGCTTACTATTATTGCAACGCTCAAGCAACAACACATTCAAGGGCGCGAAATAACCGCAAACATACAATCGATATTAGATGGTGACAATGCTCATGATCATGCAGTTCAACTCAAAATAAAGCCCCTGCTTGAACAATTTATTGACATGTATCGACCACATGAAGCTCGTGAAGATACAGAAATTTTTCCAATGGTTCGCTCTTTTTTAACTGAAAAAGAATTTGAAGAGCTCAGCGAAAAATTTGAACAGTTTGAACACCAACTCTTAGGTGAGCATGGTTTAGAAAATATCATGAAAAAAATACATACTATAGAAAAAAATCTCAATATCATATTTTAA